The following proteins are encoded in a genomic region of Nicotiana sylvestris chromosome 4, ASM39365v2, whole genome shotgun sequence:
- the LOC104249730 gene encoding inactive protein kinase SELMODRAFT_444075-like isoform X1, which yields MFPPKPERRTQSMPRGISPHLTDKVIVAVKAEKVITKTALAWALTHVVRPGDCITLLAVFAVEKTERRRFWGFPRMRGDCRSNGRTNSHDRIGQITETCSQMVLQFHDHIDVRVRIKVVSALSVGVVAAEAKNNAVSWVILDKKLKLELKHCMEELRCNIVVMKGSKPKVLRLNLGCSEELQTPFFSANSSPVKDSREIQDERMKHSTPVSSPEDQRTSYMRTPLLNSLTDPDTFLLYERNPLYEGFSRETFSPVHKQSVCDHVNDLHSFGERIITLSTVPKSQSHTHKTILWIQQNHIIADNNSAVENCKITSRSVTSGNKHENSIEYNQNLNTQGSKFNRDTDRDYLNSSIREAVSLGRTSSIPLPLCSFCQCKAPSFGKPPKQFRYEELEEATNGFSGTNFLAEGGFGLVHKGVLRDGVVVAVKQLKFIGSQADADFRREVRVLSCAQHRNVVLLVGYCIQGNRRLLVYEFICNKSLDFHLHGTKETALDWSSRLKIAIGTARGLRYLHEDCRVGCIVHRDLRPKNILLTHDFEPLVADFGLARLYNECEASEDEHLIRTSRYLAPEYSNDGKVTEKVDVYAFGLVVLELITGRRTNDLQCYRSQHLLAGSLSPTAGNGPYHLSAFKNQLLDSNLTSSPLENFPYELQAMSHAAFMCLQEDPQLRPPISKVLKILEGGGAIFDSNSFGSRSGYMQGSNFNNHPVSKRHSRRLSY from the exons ATGTTCCCGCCAAAACCCGAACGGCGGACTCAGTCGATGCCACGTGGCATTTCTCCTCATCTGACCGACAAAGTGATTGTCGCCGTGAAGGCGGAGAAGGTGATCACTAAGACTGCACTAGCTTGGGCTCTCACTCACGTTGTTCGTCCCGGCGATTGCATTACGTTGCTCGCCGTATTTGCCGTCGAGAAAACCG AGAGAAGGAGATTTTGGGGATTTCCGAGGATGAGAGGTGACTGCCGGAGTAATGGAAGGACTAATTCGCATGATCGAATTGGACAAATCACGGAGACTTGTTCTCAGATGGTTCTTCAATTTCACGATCACATAGAT GTCAGGGTGCGAATTAAGGTCGTCTCAGCTTTGTCTGTTGGTGTGGTGGCAGCTGAAGCAAAAAACAATGCAGTCAGCTGGGTCATTTTGGACAA AAAATTGAAGTTAGAGCTTAAGCATTGCATGGAAGAACTTCGTTGCAACATTGTAGTGATGAAGGGTTCCAAACCGAAAGTTCTCAGGCTAAATCTAGGATGTTCGGAGGAACTTCAAACCCCTTTCTTTTCTGCTAATTCCTCTCCTGTTAAGGATAGTAGAGAAATACAGGATGAAAGAATGAAGCATTCTACTCCAGTGAGCAGTCCCGAGGATCAAAGAACATCCTATATGAGAACTCCATTACTGAATTCATTGACTGATCCAGACACGTTCCTCCTATATGAGCGGAATCCCCTGTATGAAGGGTTCAGTAGAGAAACATTTTCACCGGTCCACAAGCAAAGTGTGTGCGATCATGTAAATGATCTGCACTCATTTGGGGAAAGGATAATAACTCTGTCAACAGTTCCTAAATCTCAAAGTCATACTCATAAAACAATCCTTTGGATTCAGCAAAACCATATTATTGCTGACAACAATTCAGCTGTAGAAAACTGCAAAATTACCTCACGTTCTGTCACTTCTGGAAATAAACATGAGAATTCTATTGAATACAACCAAAACCTGAATACCCAAGGAAGCAAGTTCAATCGAGACACTGACAGGGACTATCTTAACTCTAGCATCAGAGAAGCAGTCTCTTTAGGTCGAACTTCCTCGATACCTCTTCCTCTATGTTCATTCTGTCAATGTAAAGCACCTTCTTTTGGAAAGCCTCCAAAACAATTTCGCTATGAAGAGCTAGAGGAAGCAACAAATGGATTCTCAGGCACAAATTTTCTAGCAGAAGGTGGATTTGGTCTGGTTCATAAAGGGGTTTTAAGGGATGGAGTGGTTGTTGCAGTAAAACAGCTAAAATTTATTGGATCTCAAGCAGATGCTGATTTTCGTAGAGAAGTTCGAGTTTTGAGCTGTGCCCAGCACAGGAATGTTGTGCTGCTGGTTGGTTACTGCATTCAGGGAAATAGGAGACTATTAGTATATGAGTTTATTTGCAACAAGTCCTTGGACTTTCATTTGCATG GAACGAAGGAAACAGCTCTAGATTGGAGCTCACGCCTTAAGATAGCTATTGGGACAGCAAGAGGCTTACGTTACCTTCATGAAGATTGCAGAGTGGGATGTATAGTTCACAGAGATCTCAGACCTAAAAACATTCTCTTAACTCACGACTTTGAACCTTTG GTTGCTGATTTTGGGCTTGCACGATTGTACAATGAATGTGAAGCTTCTGAAGATGAACATCTGATTAGAACTTCAAG GTATCTTGCCCCAGAGTACTCCAATGATGGAAAAGTCACGGAGAAGGTTGATGTATATGCTTTTGGCCTGGTGGTATTGGAGTTGATTACTGGTAGAAGAACCAATGACTTGCAATGCTACAGAAGTCAGCACCTTCTTGCAGGAAGCCTTTCCCCTACTGCTGGAAATGGACCATATCATCTTTCAGCATTCAAAAATCAGTTGCTGGACTCCAACTTGACCTCATCCCCGCTTGAAAACTTTCCTTATGAACTACAGGCGatgagtcatgctgcttttatGTGTCTACAGGAAGATCCTCAGCTGCGACCTCCAATTTCAAAG GTACTTAAAATACTAGAAGGAGGTGGTGCCATTTTTGACTCAAATTCATTTGGCAGTAGAAGTGGTTACATGCAGGGATCGAATTTTAATAACCATCCTGTATCAAAGAGACATTCTCGCAGGCTCTCTTATTAA
- the LOC104249730 gene encoding probable serine/threonine-protein kinase PBL5 isoform X4, whose product MQSAGSFWTSNSIKLKLELKHCMEELRCNIVVMKGSKPKVLRLNLGCSEELQTPFFSANSSPVKDSREIQDERMKHSTPVSSPEDQRTSYMRTPLLNSLTDPDTFLLYERNPLYEGFSRETFSPVHKQSVCDHVNDLHSFGERIITLSTVPKSQSHTHKTILWIQQNHIIADNNSAVENCKITSRSVTSGNKHENSIEYNQNLNTQGSKFNRDTDRDYLNSSIREAVSLGRTSSIPLPLCSFCQCKAPSFGKPPKQFRYEELEEATNGFSGTNFLAEGGFGLVHKGVLRDGVVVAVKQLKFIGSQADADFRREVRVLSCAQHRNVVLLVGYCIQGNRRLLVYEFICNKSLDFHLHGTKETALDWSSRLKIAIGTARGLRYLHEDCRVGCIVHRDLRPKNILLTHDFEPLVADFGLARLYNECEASEDEHLIRTSRYLAPEYSNDGKVTEKVDVYAFGLVVLELITGRRTNDLQCYRSQHLLAGSLSPTAGNGPYHLSAFKNQLLDSNLTSSPLENFPYELQAMSHAAFMCLQEDPQLRPPISKVLKILEGGGAIFDSNSFGSRSGYMQGSNFNNHPVSKRHSRRLSY is encoded by the exons ATGCAGTCAGCTGGGTCATTTTGGACAAGTAATAGCAT AAAATTGAAGTTAGAGCTTAAGCATTGCATGGAAGAACTTCGTTGCAACATTGTAGTGATGAAGGGTTCCAAACCGAAAGTTCTCAGGCTAAATCTAGGATGTTCGGAGGAACTTCAAACCCCTTTCTTTTCTGCTAATTCCTCTCCTGTTAAGGATAGTAGAGAAATACAGGATGAAAGAATGAAGCATTCTACTCCAGTGAGCAGTCCCGAGGATCAAAGAACATCCTATATGAGAACTCCATTACTGAATTCATTGACTGATCCAGACACGTTCCTCCTATATGAGCGGAATCCCCTGTATGAAGGGTTCAGTAGAGAAACATTTTCACCGGTCCACAAGCAAAGTGTGTGCGATCATGTAAATGATCTGCACTCATTTGGGGAAAGGATAATAACTCTGTCAACAGTTCCTAAATCTCAAAGTCATACTCATAAAACAATCCTTTGGATTCAGCAAAACCATATTATTGCTGACAACAATTCAGCTGTAGAAAACTGCAAAATTACCTCACGTTCTGTCACTTCTGGAAATAAACATGAGAATTCTATTGAATACAACCAAAACCTGAATACCCAAGGAAGCAAGTTCAATCGAGACACTGACAGGGACTATCTTAACTCTAGCATCAGAGAAGCAGTCTCTTTAGGTCGAACTTCCTCGATACCTCTTCCTCTATGTTCATTCTGTCAATGTAAAGCACCTTCTTTTGGAAAGCCTCCAAAACAATTTCGCTATGAAGAGCTAGAGGAAGCAACAAATGGATTCTCAGGCACAAATTTTCTAGCAGAAGGTGGATTTGGTCTGGTTCATAAAGGGGTTTTAAGGGATGGAGTGGTTGTTGCAGTAAAACAGCTAAAATTTATTGGATCTCAAGCAGATGCTGATTTTCGTAGAGAAGTTCGAGTTTTGAGCTGTGCCCAGCACAGGAATGTTGTGCTGCTGGTTGGTTACTGCATTCAGGGAAATAGGAGACTATTAGTATATGAGTTTATTTGCAACAAGTCCTTGGACTTTCATTTGCATG GAACGAAGGAAACAGCTCTAGATTGGAGCTCACGCCTTAAGATAGCTATTGGGACAGCAAGAGGCTTACGTTACCTTCATGAAGATTGCAGAGTGGGATGTATAGTTCACAGAGATCTCAGACCTAAAAACATTCTCTTAACTCACGACTTTGAACCTTTG GTTGCTGATTTTGGGCTTGCACGATTGTACAATGAATGTGAAGCTTCTGAAGATGAACATCTGATTAGAACTTCAAG GTATCTTGCCCCAGAGTACTCCAATGATGGAAAAGTCACGGAGAAGGTTGATGTATATGCTTTTGGCCTGGTGGTATTGGAGTTGATTACTGGTAGAAGAACCAATGACTTGCAATGCTACAGAAGTCAGCACCTTCTTGCAGGAAGCCTTTCCCCTACTGCTGGAAATGGACCATATCATCTTTCAGCATTCAAAAATCAGTTGCTGGACTCCAACTTGACCTCATCCCCGCTTGAAAACTTTCCTTATGAACTACAGGCGatgagtcatgctgcttttatGTGTCTACAGGAAGATCCTCAGCTGCGACCTCCAATTTCAAAG GTACTTAAAATACTAGAAGGAGGTGGTGCCATTTTTGACTCAAATTCATTTGGCAGTAGAAGTGGTTACATGCAGGGATCGAATTTTAATAACCATCCTGTATCAAAGAGACATTCTCGCAGGCTCTCTTATTAA
- the LOC104249730 gene encoding inactive protein kinase SELMODRAFT_444075-like isoform X3, giving the protein MVRIKVVSALSVGVVAAEAKNNAVSWVILDKKLKLELKHCMEELRCNIVVMKGSKPKVLRLNLGCSEELQTPFFSANSSPVKDSREIQDERMKHSTPVSSPEDQRTSYMRTPLLNSLTDPDTFLLYERNPLYEGFSRETFSPVHKQSVCDHVNDLHSFGERIITLSTVPKSQSHTHKTILWIQQNHIIADNNSAVENCKITSRSVTSGNKHENSIEYNQNLNTQGSKFNRDTDRDYLNSSIREAVSLGRTSSIPLPLCSFCQCKAPSFGKPPKQFRYEELEEATNGFSGTNFLAEGGFGLVHKGVLRDGVVVAVKQLKFIGSQADADFRREVRVLSCAQHRNVVLLVGYCIQGNRRLLVYEFICNKSLDFHLHGTKETALDWSSRLKIAIGTARGLRYLHEDCRVGCIVHRDLRPKNILLTHDFEPLVADFGLARLYNECEASEDEHLIRTSRYLAPEYSNDGKVTEKVDVYAFGLVVLELITGRRTNDLQCYRSQHLLAGSLSPTAGNGPYHLSAFKNQLLDSNLTSSPLENFPYELQAMSHAAFMCLQEDPQLRPPISKVLKILEGGGAIFDSNSFGSRSGYMQGSNFNNHPVSKRHSRRLSY; this is encoded by the exons AT GGTGCGAATTAAGGTCGTCTCAGCTTTGTCTGTTGGTGTGGTGGCAGCTGAAGCAAAAAACAATGCAGTCAGCTGGGTCATTTTGGACAA AAAATTGAAGTTAGAGCTTAAGCATTGCATGGAAGAACTTCGTTGCAACATTGTAGTGATGAAGGGTTCCAAACCGAAAGTTCTCAGGCTAAATCTAGGATGTTCGGAGGAACTTCAAACCCCTTTCTTTTCTGCTAATTCCTCTCCTGTTAAGGATAGTAGAGAAATACAGGATGAAAGAATGAAGCATTCTACTCCAGTGAGCAGTCCCGAGGATCAAAGAACATCCTATATGAGAACTCCATTACTGAATTCATTGACTGATCCAGACACGTTCCTCCTATATGAGCGGAATCCCCTGTATGAAGGGTTCAGTAGAGAAACATTTTCACCGGTCCACAAGCAAAGTGTGTGCGATCATGTAAATGATCTGCACTCATTTGGGGAAAGGATAATAACTCTGTCAACAGTTCCTAAATCTCAAAGTCATACTCATAAAACAATCCTTTGGATTCAGCAAAACCATATTATTGCTGACAACAATTCAGCTGTAGAAAACTGCAAAATTACCTCACGTTCTGTCACTTCTGGAAATAAACATGAGAATTCTATTGAATACAACCAAAACCTGAATACCCAAGGAAGCAAGTTCAATCGAGACACTGACAGGGACTATCTTAACTCTAGCATCAGAGAAGCAGTCTCTTTAGGTCGAACTTCCTCGATACCTCTTCCTCTATGTTCATTCTGTCAATGTAAAGCACCTTCTTTTGGAAAGCCTCCAAAACAATTTCGCTATGAAGAGCTAGAGGAAGCAACAAATGGATTCTCAGGCACAAATTTTCTAGCAGAAGGTGGATTTGGTCTGGTTCATAAAGGGGTTTTAAGGGATGGAGTGGTTGTTGCAGTAAAACAGCTAAAATTTATTGGATCTCAAGCAGATGCTGATTTTCGTAGAGAAGTTCGAGTTTTGAGCTGTGCCCAGCACAGGAATGTTGTGCTGCTGGTTGGTTACTGCATTCAGGGAAATAGGAGACTATTAGTATATGAGTTTATTTGCAACAAGTCCTTGGACTTTCATTTGCATG GAACGAAGGAAACAGCTCTAGATTGGAGCTCACGCCTTAAGATAGCTATTGGGACAGCAAGAGGCTTACGTTACCTTCATGAAGATTGCAGAGTGGGATGTATAGTTCACAGAGATCTCAGACCTAAAAACATTCTCTTAACTCACGACTTTGAACCTTTG GTTGCTGATTTTGGGCTTGCACGATTGTACAATGAATGTGAAGCTTCTGAAGATGAACATCTGATTAGAACTTCAAG GTATCTTGCCCCAGAGTACTCCAATGATGGAAAAGTCACGGAGAAGGTTGATGTATATGCTTTTGGCCTGGTGGTATTGGAGTTGATTACTGGTAGAAGAACCAATGACTTGCAATGCTACAGAAGTCAGCACCTTCTTGCAGGAAGCCTTTCCCCTACTGCTGGAAATGGACCATATCATCTTTCAGCATTCAAAAATCAGTTGCTGGACTCCAACTTGACCTCATCCCCGCTTGAAAACTTTCCTTATGAACTACAGGCGatgagtcatgctgcttttatGTGTCTACAGGAAGATCCTCAGCTGCGACCTCCAATTTCAAAG GTACTTAAAATACTAGAAGGAGGTGGTGCCATTTTTGACTCAAATTCATTTGGCAGTAGAAGTGGTTACATGCAGGGATCGAATTTTAATAACCATCCTGTATCAAAGAGACATTCTCGCAGGCTCTCTTATTAA
- the LOC104249730 gene encoding inactive protein kinase SELMODRAFT_444075-like isoform X2: MSGCELRSSQLCLLVWWQLKQKTMQSAGSFWTSNSIKLKLELKHCMEELRCNIVVMKGSKPKVLRLNLGCSEELQTPFFSANSSPVKDSREIQDERMKHSTPVSSPEDQRTSYMRTPLLNSLTDPDTFLLYERNPLYEGFSRETFSPVHKQSVCDHVNDLHSFGERIITLSTVPKSQSHTHKTILWIQQNHIIADNNSAVENCKITSRSVTSGNKHENSIEYNQNLNTQGSKFNRDTDRDYLNSSIREAVSLGRTSSIPLPLCSFCQCKAPSFGKPPKQFRYEELEEATNGFSGTNFLAEGGFGLVHKGVLRDGVVVAVKQLKFIGSQADADFRREVRVLSCAQHRNVVLLVGYCIQGNRRLLVYEFICNKSLDFHLHGTKETALDWSSRLKIAIGTARGLRYLHEDCRVGCIVHRDLRPKNILLTHDFEPLVADFGLARLYNECEASEDEHLIRTSRYLAPEYSNDGKVTEKVDVYAFGLVVLELITGRRTNDLQCYRSQHLLAGSLSPTAGNGPYHLSAFKNQLLDSNLTSSPLENFPYELQAMSHAAFMCLQEDPQLRPPISKVLKILEGGGAIFDSNSFGSRSGYMQGSNFNNHPVSKRHSRRLSY; encoded by the exons AT GTCAGGGTGCGAATTAAGGTCGTCTCAGCTTTGTCTGTTGGTGTGGTGGCAGCTGAAGCAAAAAACAATGCAGTCAGCTGGGTCATTTTGGACAAGTAATAGCAT AAAATTGAAGTTAGAGCTTAAGCATTGCATGGAAGAACTTCGTTGCAACATTGTAGTGATGAAGGGTTCCAAACCGAAAGTTCTCAGGCTAAATCTAGGATGTTCGGAGGAACTTCAAACCCCTTTCTTTTCTGCTAATTCCTCTCCTGTTAAGGATAGTAGAGAAATACAGGATGAAAGAATGAAGCATTCTACTCCAGTGAGCAGTCCCGAGGATCAAAGAACATCCTATATGAGAACTCCATTACTGAATTCATTGACTGATCCAGACACGTTCCTCCTATATGAGCGGAATCCCCTGTATGAAGGGTTCAGTAGAGAAACATTTTCACCGGTCCACAAGCAAAGTGTGTGCGATCATGTAAATGATCTGCACTCATTTGGGGAAAGGATAATAACTCTGTCAACAGTTCCTAAATCTCAAAGTCATACTCATAAAACAATCCTTTGGATTCAGCAAAACCATATTATTGCTGACAACAATTCAGCTGTAGAAAACTGCAAAATTACCTCACGTTCTGTCACTTCTGGAAATAAACATGAGAATTCTATTGAATACAACCAAAACCTGAATACCCAAGGAAGCAAGTTCAATCGAGACACTGACAGGGACTATCTTAACTCTAGCATCAGAGAAGCAGTCTCTTTAGGTCGAACTTCCTCGATACCTCTTCCTCTATGTTCATTCTGTCAATGTAAAGCACCTTCTTTTGGAAAGCCTCCAAAACAATTTCGCTATGAAGAGCTAGAGGAAGCAACAAATGGATTCTCAGGCACAAATTTTCTAGCAGAAGGTGGATTTGGTCTGGTTCATAAAGGGGTTTTAAGGGATGGAGTGGTTGTTGCAGTAAAACAGCTAAAATTTATTGGATCTCAAGCAGATGCTGATTTTCGTAGAGAAGTTCGAGTTTTGAGCTGTGCCCAGCACAGGAATGTTGTGCTGCTGGTTGGTTACTGCATTCAGGGAAATAGGAGACTATTAGTATATGAGTTTATTTGCAACAAGTCCTTGGACTTTCATTTGCATG GAACGAAGGAAACAGCTCTAGATTGGAGCTCACGCCTTAAGATAGCTATTGGGACAGCAAGAGGCTTACGTTACCTTCATGAAGATTGCAGAGTGGGATGTATAGTTCACAGAGATCTCAGACCTAAAAACATTCTCTTAACTCACGACTTTGAACCTTTG GTTGCTGATTTTGGGCTTGCACGATTGTACAATGAATGTGAAGCTTCTGAAGATGAACATCTGATTAGAACTTCAAG GTATCTTGCCCCAGAGTACTCCAATGATGGAAAAGTCACGGAGAAGGTTGATGTATATGCTTTTGGCCTGGTGGTATTGGAGTTGATTACTGGTAGAAGAACCAATGACTTGCAATGCTACAGAAGTCAGCACCTTCTTGCAGGAAGCCTTTCCCCTACTGCTGGAAATGGACCATATCATCTTTCAGCATTCAAAAATCAGTTGCTGGACTCCAACTTGACCTCATCCCCGCTTGAAAACTTTCCTTATGAACTACAGGCGatgagtcatgctgcttttatGTGTCTACAGGAAGATCCTCAGCTGCGACCTCCAATTTCAAAG GTACTTAAAATACTAGAAGGAGGTGGTGCCATTTTTGACTCAAATTCATTTGGCAGTAGAAGTGGTTACATGCAGGGATCGAATTTTAATAACCATCCTGTATCAAAGAGACATTCTCGCAGGCTCTCTTATTAA